One Microbacterium sp. No. 7 genomic window carries:
- a CDS encoding MBL fold metallo-hydrolase produces the protein MRPTSRAQYDASRARTRPEPEHARPDVLVLAQDIPGGSGYVPYSLSYIVIDRRRRAHVIDPGWSSPENEQRIVDALHGEGLSISDVATVVATHLHPDHAGLAPVIARRAGAPVVGLGAEHAASHRLEGAGTPVSDGSRILLLEQWGVPSERRPELLGPPQEREPLLTAQQPLLAADILLRDDEVLPWDGSAAFAVATPGHTPGHMVIVDWERRFILTGDHVLPTIHGGLGLGGPTSSNPLVDYLASLQKIEAYDPLEVFPGHGYRFYGLRERIEKHRDHHLRRTREVSAVLAREPEITTWELAARLPWTAGWESMRGFLLMSALTQTEMHRSFALGADWAALPHVGTGEPGPR, from the coding sequence ATGAGGCCCACGAGCAGAGCACAGTACGACGCCAGCCGGGCGCGTACCAGGCCGGAACCGGAGCACGCCCGGCCCGACGTGCTCGTGCTCGCGCAGGACATCCCCGGCGGATCGGGCTACGTGCCCTATTCGCTGTCCTACATCGTGATCGACCGTCGCCGGCGGGCGCACGTCATCGACCCCGGGTGGTCGTCTCCGGAGAACGAGCAGCGCATCGTCGACGCCCTGCACGGCGAGGGGCTCTCGATCTCCGACGTCGCGACGGTCGTCGCGACCCATCTCCATCCCGACCACGCCGGCCTGGCGCCGGTGATCGCGCGTCGCGCCGGCGCCCCCGTGGTCGGCCTGGGCGCCGAGCACGCGGCATCCCATCGCCTCGAGGGCGCGGGGACGCCGGTCTCCGACGGGTCTCGCATCCTGCTCCTGGAGCAGTGGGGCGTGCCGAGCGAGCGCCGGCCCGAGCTGCTCGGCCCGCCGCAGGAGCGCGAGCCGCTGCTGACGGCGCAGCAGCCGCTGCTGGCCGCCGACATCCTGCTGCGCGACGACGAGGTGCTGCCCTGGGACGGCTCGGCGGCGTTCGCCGTCGCGACGCCCGGCCACACGCCGGGCCACATGGTCATCGTCGACTGGGAGCGCAGGTTCATCCTGACGGGCGACCACGTCCTGCCGACGATCCACGGGGGACTGGGCCTCGGCGGCCCGACGTCGTCGAACCCGCTCGTGGACTATCTCGCCTCGCTGCAGAAGATCGAGGCCTACGACCCGCTCGAGGTGTTCCCCGGCCACGGCTACCGGTTCTACGGCCTGCGCGAGCGGATCGAGAAGCACCGCGACCACCATCTGCGGCGCACGCGGGAGGTCTCCGCGGTGCTGGCGCGGGAGCCCGAGATCACGACGTGGGAGCTCGCCGCCCGGCTGCCGTGGACGGCCGGGTGGGAGTCGATGCGCGGGTTCCTGCTCATGTCTGCGCTGACGCAGACGGAGATGCACCGGTCCTTCGCGCTGGGCGCGGACTGGGCGGCTCTGCCGCACGTGGGGACCGGCGAGCCGGGACCCCGATAG
- a CDS encoding MaoC/PaaZ C-terminal domain-containing protein, giving the protein MPLDLNVIGVEGPAVERSWTSADTILYALGVGAGQPDPTEELAFTTENTAGVDTLVLPTFANMLPMVAGAPQLRFGTFDVSQLLHGEQAFELHRPIPAQGAARTTTTVTGMYDKGSAALVVAESRSVDAATGEPLATSRMSLFIRGEGGFGGEPAPADDWEQPDREPDDTVVYQTRPEQALLYRLSGDRNPLHSDPRFAARGGFPRPILHGMCTYGFTGRALLHSVCGSDPSRFAGMSARFSRPVMPGEQLTVQIWREDGHARFRTLNGQGEVAIDRGRLALSPDTREG; this is encoded by the coding sequence ATGCCACTGGATCTGAACGTCATCGGGGTCGAAGGCCCCGCCGTCGAGCGCTCGTGGACGTCTGCGGACACGATCCTCTACGCCCTCGGCGTCGGCGCGGGCCAGCCCGACCCGACGGAGGAGCTCGCGTTCACGACCGAGAACACCGCGGGGGTCGACACCCTCGTGCTCCCGACCTTCGCGAACATGCTTCCGATGGTGGCGGGCGCGCCGCAGCTGCGGTTCGGCACGTTCGACGTGTCGCAGCTGCTGCACGGCGAGCAGGCGTTCGAGCTGCACCGGCCGATCCCCGCGCAGGGCGCGGCGCGCACGACGACGACCGTGACCGGCATGTACGACAAGGGCTCCGCCGCGCTCGTCGTCGCGGAGAGCCGCTCGGTCGACGCCGCGACGGGCGAGCCCCTGGCGACGTCGCGGATGTCGCTGTTCATCCGCGGCGAGGGCGGCTTCGGCGGCGAGCCGGCGCCCGCCGACGACTGGGAGCAGCCCGATCGCGAGCCCGACGACACCGTCGTCTACCAGACGCGGCCCGAGCAGGCCCTGCTCTACCGGCTGAGCGGCGATCGCAACCCGTTGCACTCGGATCCGCGGTTCGCCGCGCGCGGCGGGTTCCCCCGCCCGATCCTGCACGGCATGTGCACCTACGGCTTCACCGGTCGCGCGCTGCTGCACAGCGTGTGCGGCTCGGACCCGTCACGCTTCGCCGGGATGTCGGCGCGCTTCTCCCGGCCGGTGATGCCGGGCGAGCAGCTGACCGTGCAGATCTGGCGCGAAGACGGGCATGCCCGGTTCAGAACACTTAACGGCCAGGGAGAGGTGGCGATCGACCGCGGTCGCCTCGCCCTCTCTCCCGACACGCGAGAGGGATAG
- a CDS encoding SDR family oxidoreductase, which produces MHTGVLVVTGTGGIGQAALSRLSIGRRVLVGDVSEESLASTAERLRGSGHDVTTQVVDVSDRASVDDFARTADGLGPVMALVHTAGVSPAMGTAEMMLKVDYLGTALVTDAFGGIVARGGAGVVMSSIAGHVGPAFSPELARSVALTPADELLGVPEAAPENFPHPSMAYAFAKQANRLRVAADAKAWAARGARLNSISPGLISTPLGQLELASDTGANMRALMAMGAITRIGTPEDVAGAIDFLVSPAAGFITGNDLLVDGGMVGALRVGRESLSAMGGH; this is translated from the coding sequence ATGCACACAGGAGTGCTTGTCGTCACGGGAACGGGTGGCATCGGGCAGGCGGCGCTGAGCCGTCTGAGCATCGGTCGCCGGGTGCTCGTCGGGGATGTCAGCGAGGAGTCCCTGGCGTCGACCGCCGAGCGCCTGCGCGGCAGCGGGCACGACGTCACGACGCAGGTGGTCGACGTCTCCGACCGCGCGTCGGTCGACGACTTCGCCCGCACGGCCGACGGGCTCGGGCCCGTCATGGCCCTCGTGCACACCGCCGGCGTCTCGCCCGCGATGGGCACGGCCGAGATGATGCTCAAGGTCGACTACCTGGGCACGGCGCTCGTCACCGACGCCTTCGGCGGCATCGTGGCCCGCGGCGGCGCGGGCGTGGTGATGTCGAGCATCGCCGGCCACGTCGGTCCCGCGTTCAGTCCCGAGCTCGCGCGCAGCGTCGCGCTCACGCCCGCCGACGAGCTGCTCGGCGTGCCGGAGGCGGCGCCGGAGAACTTTCCGCACCCCTCGATGGCCTACGCGTTCGCGAAGCAGGCCAACCGCCTGCGCGTGGCGGCCGACGCCAAGGCGTGGGCGGCCCGCGGCGCACGGCTGAACTCGATCAGCCCCGGCCTGATCTCCACGCCGCTCGGCCAGCTCGAGCTCGCGAGCGACACGGGCGCCAACATGCGCGCGCTGATGGCGATGGGGGCGATCACGCGCATCGGCACGCCCGAGGACGTCGCGGGCGCGATCGACTTCCTCGTCAGCCCCGCGGCCGGCTTCATCACCGGCAACGACCTGCTCGTCGACGGCGGCATGGTGGGGGCGCTGCGCGTCGGGCGCGAGAGCCTGAGCGCGATGGGCGGGCACTAG
- a CDS encoding enoyl-CoA hydratase/isomerase family protein, which translates to MADIVGQKDGNVLTILLNRPERKNAFTHDMIEEWVRLVDQAREDHDVHVVVLTGAGDTFCAGVDTSALTGEKFGNDDLNSLQSHVLRLALTMEELDKPVIAAINGAAVGAGLGLALQPDLRFFSSTARVSEAYINWGSFPGDGDTHYLPRLVGTSKALEMMWTGDPIDAQEALRIGLANRVYEPDELMPATYEFAHRLADRPRLAVRAVKRAVYASERETLRDAVGTITAYSRLAGQSPDREKELRKFFAGKASKKKDPSND; encoded by the coding sequence ATGGCGGACATCGTCGGGCAGAAGGACGGCAACGTCCTCACGATCCTGCTCAATCGGCCCGAGCGGAAGAACGCCTTCACGCACGACATGATCGAGGAGTGGGTGCGACTCGTCGATCAGGCCCGTGAGGACCACGACGTCCACGTCGTGGTCCTCACGGGGGCGGGCGACACGTTCTGCGCGGGCGTGGACACCTCGGCCCTCACGGGCGAGAAGTTTGGCAACGACGACCTCAACAGCCTGCAGTCGCACGTGCTCCGGCTCGCGCTGACGATGGAGGAGCTCGACAAGCCCGTGATCGCCGCCATCAACGGCGCGGCCGTGGGCGCGGGGCTGGGCCTGGCGCTGCAGCCCGATCTGCGCTTCTTCAGCTCGACGGCACGCGTGTCGGAGGCCTACATCAACTGGGGCAGCTTCCCGGGCGACGGCGACACGCACTACCTGCCGCGCCTGGTCGGCACGAGCAAGGCGCTCGAGATGATGTGGACGGGCGATCCCATCGATGCGCAGGAGGCCCTGCGCATCGGGCTCGCCAACCGCGTGTACGAGCCCGACGAGCTCATGCCCGCCACCTACGAGTTCGCCCACCGCCTGGCCGACCGCCCGCGCCTGGCCGTGCGCGCCGTCAAGCGCGCGGTCTACGCGTCGGAGCGCGAGACCCTGCGCGACGCCGTGGGAACGATCACCGCATACAGCCGTCTCGCCGGGCAGTCGCCCGACCGCGAGAAGGAGCTTCGCAAGTTTTTCGCCGGTAAGGCGTCGAAGAAGAAGGACCCCAGCAATGACTGA
- a CDS encoding acyl-CoA dehydrogenase family protein, with protein MDLGFTEEQEAVREAVQQIMEGPASQETLIRIQFNETGFVPEIWEALIEGGWTGIAVPDEFGGTGASLSEAAVVFEEFGAGPLPQIFAVALSISPLLVLELGTDEQKADLLGRMVEGEIRATVAVNERGSSWAARDLQTVLTPTAGGFTLSGEKMNVLDALGATHAFVAARRADTGELAIVLVDLSAPGVQAERLDGFTSWENRLVLDGVAIDASAVLGEGDAREGFDRATLQAVPLIASYQVGSAHAAYKLALEYSRTRVQFGQLIGRFQRVQDHVIEAINAVDSARWLTYELVWRMENDKPGIRAAQHVTKWVTAESHWTACIFSHETHAGVGADMQYGLAKHTYLSHSLLHLLGSPAQHREQFAEAMGW; from the coding sequence ATGGATCTCGGATTCACCGAAGAGCAAGAGGCGGTTCGCGAGGCCGTTCAGCAGATCATGGAGGGACCGGCGTCGCAAGAGACGCTCATCCGCATCCAGTTCAACGAGACCGGCTTCGTGCCGGAGATCTGGGAGGCGCTCATCGAGGGCGGCTGGACCGGCATCGCCGTGCCCGACGAGTTCGGCGGCACGGGCGCCTCGCTCTCCGAGGCGGCCGTCGTCTTCGAGGAGTTCGGCGCCGGCCCGCTGCCGCAGATCTTCGCCGTCGCGCTGAGCATCAGCCCGCTGCTCGTGCTCGAGCTGGGCACCGACGAGCAGAAGGCCGACCTGCTCGGCCGCATGGTCGAGGGCGAGATCAGGGCGACGGTCGCCGTGAACGAGCGCGGCTCGAGCTGGGCCGCGCGCGACCTGCAGACGGTGCTCACGCCGACCGCGGGCGGCTTCACGCTGAGCGGCGAGAAGATGAACGTGCTCGACGCGCTCGGCGCGACGCACGCGTTCGTCGCCGCCCGCCGCGCCGACACGGGCGAGCTCGCCATCGTGCTCGTCGACCTGTCGGCGCCGGGCGTGCAGGCCGAGCGGCTCGACGGCTTCACCAGCTGGGAGAACCGCCTCGTCCTCGACGGCGTGGCGATCGACGCCTCGGCCGTCCTCGGCGAGGGCGACGCCCGCGAGGGCTTCGACCGCGCGACGCTGCAGGCCGTCCCGCTCATCGCGTCGTACCAGGTGGGCAGCGCCCACGCGGCGTACAAGCTGGCCCTCGAGTACAGCCGCACGCGTGTGCAGTTCGGGCAGCTGATCGGGCGCTTCCAGCGCGTGCAGGACCACGTCATCGAGGCGATCAACGCCGTCGACTCCGCGCGCTGGCTCACCTACGAGCTGGTGTGGCGCATGGAGAACGACAAGCCCGGCATCCGTGCCGCGCAGCACGTGACGAAGTGGGTCACGGCGGAGTCGCACTGGACCGCGTGCATCTTCAGCCACGAGACGCACGCGGGCGTCGGCGCCGACATGCAGTACGGCCTCGCGAAGCACACCTACCTGTCGCACTCGCTGCTGCACCTGCTGGGCAGCCCCGCGCAGCACCGCGAGCAGTTCGCCGAAGCGATGGGGTGGTGA
- a CDS encoding acyl-CoA dehydrogenase family protein codes for MDFEVHYTPEQERFREEVSAWLDENIPEILIGSTANTMHATPEEYAAQRALGRLLGAKGWLYPSSPVQYGGGGLDSDQTLVIMEEMDKRSLGLPPYYDSGGVLGGMAILVWGTDEQREHFLPQIYSGKVRAWQLLSEPSAGSDLAGVQTTAVRDGDDYVINGQKIYIGSENGTDAHWTIVRTGPAEDRHKNLSWFWIDADTPGISIQPMDLVGSTEKNTVFFDNVRVPASALVGGENRGWEVATTHLELEHGFRADAILNKSGQRTMKQLVDHCSSTTVDGKRLIDNPEVRDLLTRAYARFEIMRLWGLRNYWVAGNRTQTYEGAQTFYYDKVAGIDMIRLISEAVGPGGLIWGGPSPIAEGRLAHTAASNLTTSHAGSTIDIQRTVIARRLGIGRAQGQAGAKLA; via the coding sequence ATGGACTTCGAGGTCCACTACACGCCCGAGCAGGAACGCTTCCGGGAGGAGGTGTCGGCGTGGCTCGATGAGAACATCCCCGAGATCCTCATCGGCAGCACCGCCAACACGATGCACGCGACCCCCGAGGAGTACGCCGCCCAGCGTGCCCTCGGCCGGCTGCTCGGCGCCAAGGGATGGCTCTACCCGTCGTCCCCCGTGCAGTACGGCGGCGGCGGGCTCGACTCCGACCAGACCCTGGTCATCATGGAGGAGATGGACAAGCGCAGCCTCGGCCTGCCCCCGTACTACGACTCGGGCGGGGTGCTCGGCGGCATGGCCATCCTCGTCTGGGGCACCGACGAGCAGCGCGAGCACTTCCTGCCACAGATCTACTCGGGCAAGGTGCGCGCGTGGCAGCTGCTGAGCGAGCCCTCCGCGGGCTCCGACCTCGCCGGCGTGCAGACCACCGCCGTGCGCGACGGCGACGACTACGTCATCAACGGCCAGAAGATCTACATCGGCAGCGAGAACGGCACCGACGCGCACTGGACGATCGTGCGCACGGGCCCCGCGGAGGACCGTCACAAGAACCTCAGCTGGTTCTGGATCGACGCGGACACCCCCGGCATCAGCATCCAGCCGATGGACCTCGTCGGCAGCACGGAGAAGAACACGGTGTTCTTCGACAACGTGCGCGTTCCCGCCAGCGCCCTCGTGGGCGGCGAGAACCGGGGATGGGAGGTCGCCACGACCCACCTGGAGCTGGAGCACGGCTTCCGCGCCGACGCCATCCTCAACAAGTCGGGCCAGCGCACGATGAAGCAGCTCGTCGACCACTGCAGCAGCACGACGGTCGACGGCAAGCGCCTCATCGACAACCCCGAGGTGCGCGACCTGCTCACGCGGGCGTACGCGCGCTTCGAGATCATGCGGCTCTGGGGCCTGCGCAACTACTGGGTCGCGGGCAACCGCACGCAGACCTACGAGGGCGCGCAGACCTTCTACTACGACAAGGTCGCGGGAATCGACATGATCCGACTGATCTCGGAGGCCGTCGGCCCCGGCGGCCTCATCTGGGGCGGTCCGTCGCCGATCGCCGAAGGCCGCCTCGCGCACACCGCGGCGTCCAACCTCACCACCAGTCACGCCGGCTCGACCATCGACATCCAGCGCACCGTCATCGCACGGCGCCTGGGCATCGGTCGGGCGCAGGGCCAGGCCGGCGCGAAGCTCGCCTGA
- a CDS encoding TetR/AcrR family transcriptional regulator, which yields MTTGRPPASTGIRQEQREATRRRIVEAAQREFIRSGYQRATIDEIVAAAQVSRATLYLHFSSKSELMSAANEEMVEHWRQAVSRLIPILIAADRAGLRDWLEDSLAWFNENRPMALAILEVEHSQGDQSGVRRSFLDFTEPWVRTWPEDRHDEARLRFELCRVQIHNYMWSSYPPMFGSDEKVLDVFTDLWWNTLVVPTQAIAE from the coding sequence ATGACGACAGGGCGTCCGCCGGCATCGACCGGGATCCGGCAAGAGCAGCGCGAGGCCACGCGACGACGGATCGTGGAGGCCGCGCAGCGGGAGTTCATCCGCAGCGGCTACCAGCGGGCGACGATCGACGAGATCGTCGCGGCGGCCCAGGTGAGCCGCGCGACCCTGTACCTGCACTTCTCGTCGAAGAGCGAGCTCATGAGCGCCGCGAACGAGGAGATGGTCGAGCACTGGCGGCAGGCGGTGTCGCGGCTGATCCCGATCCTCATCGCCGCCGACCGCGCGGGGCTGCGCGACTGGCTCGAGGACTCCCTCGCCTGGTTCAACGAGAACCGGCCCATGGCGCTCGCGATCCTGGAGGTCGAGCACAGCCAGGGCGATCAGAGCGGCGTGCGCCGCTCCTTCCTCGACTTCACCGAGCCGTGGGTCCGCACGTGGCCGGAGGACCGCCACGACGAGGCCCGCCTGCGCTTCGAGCTGTGCCGCGTGCAGATCCACAACTACATGTGGAGCTCGTACCCGCCGATGTTCGGCTCCGACGAGAAGGTGCTCGACGTCTTCACCGATCTCTGGTGGAACACCCTCGTCGTCCCCACCCAGGCCATCGCGGAATAG
- a CDS encoding flavin-containing monooxygenase — protein MKHMVTESSELLDASDVEIEEALQHADPIVLRGLLFQLTGDEELRDIELGHHLISGYLDVYQVAKPEDAAMIRGKAAAFLKQYRDAGAGPIDIGPRERLLESLSLTAGVPVTPTELPMWLETLGIDPWARGLSWSGDAAPEAAADFSVIVIGAGMGGLNAALHLKNAGVSFRVLEKGDNVGGTWRDNRYPGARLDSPSRLYTHVFGVGYPYPNLYTPGETNQGYLEWIADEFDLRGSVELHSEVTSLAWDDATSEWVVSVTQNGRPQVLRANAVVSAVGFLSQPSIPRIPGLEDFAGDAFHTARWPEGYSLQGKRVAVIGTGCTGYQMIPEIAREAAHLSIFQRTPNWLFEAPGYLKPFPEQVKWLDRNFPFLTNFERFQLAFLQRADMTGRRLKRDAGYQDEHAVSETNRITRDNLIASLERKLAGHPDLIEKMTPTAPPMAARPVLFDPEYSVLDVLLHDDVSLVSEGIERVRENGIETKDGVLHELDTIVLATGFRANDYLWPMEVRGRGGITLEEAWSKDGARAYLGSLVPGFPNLFMIYGPNTNLTVGFQILDMIELTARFALENIGALIEQGKRSVEVTEDAYWRYNDEIDRQEPDMIYTDQRARNYYINKHGRSSSNNPLDTRVLWNWLRDPAGRLKSDAPVSLAPELADAYRVLEPRHGADLVVR, from the coding sequence ATGAAGCACATGGTCACGGAGAGCTCCGAGCTGCTCGACGCCTCTGACGTCGAGATCGAGGAGGCTCTCCAGCACGCGGATCCGATCGTCCTGAGGGGGCTGCTGTTCCAGCTCACCGGCGACGAGGAACTGCGCGACATCGAGCTCGGCCACCACCTGATCAGCGGCTACCTCGACGTGTATCAGGTCGCGAAGCCGGAGGACGCCGCGATGATCCGCGGCAAGGCCGCGGCGTTCCTGAAGCAGTACCGCGACGCGGGCGCGGGCCCGATCGACATCGGCCCGCGGGAGCGGCTGCTGGAGAGCCTCAGTCTCACCGCGGGCGTCCCGGTGACGCCGACCGAGCTGCCGATGTGGCTGGAGACCCTGGGCATCGACCCGTGGGCGCGCGGCCTGTCCTGGTCGGGGGACGCGGCGCCCGAGGCGGCGGCCGACTTCTCGGTCATCGTCATCGGCGCGGGGATGGGCGGGCTCAACGCCGCTCTGCACCTGAAGAACGCGGGCGTGTCGTTCCGCGTGCTGGAGAAGGGCGACAACGTCGGCGGCACGTGGCGCGACAACCGCTACCCGGGCGCCCGGCTCGACTCGCCCAGCCGTCTCTACACGCACGTGTTCGGCGTCGGCTACCCGTACCCCAACCTGTACACGCCGGGCGAGACCAACCAGGGCTACCTGGAGTGGATCGCCGACGAGTTCGATCTGCGCGGCTCCGTCGAGCTGCACAGCGAGGTCACGTCGCTCGCGTGGGACGACGCGACCTCGGAGTGGGTCGTCTCGGTCACGCAGAACGGCCGGCCGCAGGTGCTGCGCGCGAACGCGGTCGTGAGCGCGGTCGGCTTCCTCTCGCAGCCCAGCATCCCCCGCATCCCCGGTCTGGAGGACTTCGCGGGCGACGCGTTCCACACGGCGCGGTGGCCCGAGGGGTACAGCCTGCAGGGCAAGCGCGTCGCCGTCATCGGCACGGGCTGCACGGGCTACCAGATGATCCCCGAGATCGCCAGGGAGGCGGCGCACCTCTCGATCTTCCAGCGCACGCCCAACTGGCTCTTCGAGGCGCCCGGCTACCTGAAGCCGTTCCCCGAGCAGGTGAAGTGGCTCGACCGCAACTTCCCGTTCCTCACGAACTTCGAGCGGTTCCAGCTCGCGTTCCTGCAGCGCGCCGACATGACCGGCCGCCGTCTCAAGCGCGACGCGGGCTACCAGGACGAGCACGCCGTGAGCGAGACCAACAGGATCACGCGCGACAACCTGATCGCCTCGCTCGAGCGCAAGCTCGCCGGCCACCCCGACCTGATCGAGAAGATGACGCCGACGGCGCCGCCGATGGCCGCCCGTCCCGTGCTCTTCGACCCCGAGTACAGCGTGCTCGACGTGCTGCTCCACGACGACGTCTCCCTCGTCAGCGAGGGCATCGAGCGCGTGCGGGAGAACGGCATCGAGACGAAGGACGGCGTGCTGCACGAGCTCGACACGATCGTGCTCGCGACCGGGTTCCGGGCCAACGACTACCTGTGGCCGATGGAGGTGCGCGGCCGCGGCGGCATCACGCTCGAGGAGGCGTGGTCGAAGGACGGCGCGCGCGCCTATCTCGGGTCGCTCGTTCCCGGCTTCCCCAACCTCTTCATGATCTACGGGCCCAACACGAACCTGACGGTCGGGTTCCAGATCCTCGACATGATCGAGCTCACCGCGCGCTTCGCGCTGGAGAACATCGGCGCGCTGATCGAGCAGGGCAAGCGATCGGTCGAGGTCACCGAGGACGCCTACTGGCGCTACAACGACGAGATCGACCGCCAGGAGCCCGACATGATCTACACGGATCAGCGGGCGCGCAACTACTACATCAACAAGCACGGCCGCTCGTCGTCGAACAACCC
- a CDS encoding acetate--CoA ligase family protein, with protein MTDTVPSRHRLDSLLKPASVALVGASPRSHMSHTILQNFRDFGYAGKVYPVNPKYEEIDGLRCYPSVTAIDEPLDTVVLLVPADAVPAAAREAVEMGAKSLLIMSAGFSEDERGGGKERERLLLEAVAGSGIVISGPNTEGFYNVTDRIPLTFSQSVTRRSIASTAIVADEEHDPVDEIKGGVAIVAQSGGLGFSLFGRGIERGICFSHVISVGNELDVDVLECAEYLFAQPEVRVVGMYVEGFHNPERLRIVAEAARAAGKAFVIGKAGSSEAGGAAALSHTGHLAGEARVNDAIFDRLGIIGVRDQDEFLDACATLSVLPPAAGNRVGIVSWSGGSAVWTADACEREGLVLPQIDPALEQELAAGLPEFAGIRNPIDITAAAKLTPGQVLQTVSTAEYLDSLILIAPMSHPQILDRDLEPIQAVVQAGKPVVAYSYTRIHPDNAAKLARIGVPSFESSTRAARAIGYLSAISGERPAIPALRGPAADAGRRVLSEREATQLLSAAGLPAAPQYLATSADEAADAVARIGKSVAMKVQAPSMPHKKDAGGVELNVAGEADARRVYDELRARTAAFADVEGVLVQEMVSAGLEMLVGVSNTSGFGPMMLVGFGGSGVEHLADTAMRAAPLSADDVRDMLAETRHGALLLEPLGALPDFDLAAFTDFVVALSEWVVARSERIHELDINPVIVSSDGVTFVDAMIVATADGDLAG; from the coding sequence ATGACTGACACCGTGCCGAGCCGTCACCGACTCGACAGCCTCCTCAAGCCCGCGAGCGTCGCGCTCGTCGGCGCCTCGCCGCGCAGCCACATGAGTCACACGATCCTGCAGAACTTCCGTGACTTCGGCTACGCCGGCAAGGTCTACCCGGTGAACCCGAAGTACGAGGAGATCGACGGGCTGCGCTGCTACCCGTCGGTGACCGCCATCGACGAGCCGCTCGACACCGTCGTGCTGCTCGTGCCCGCCGACGCCGTGCCCGCGGCGGCCCGCGAGGCGGTGGAGATGGGCGCCAAGTCGCTGCTGATCATGTCGGCCGGCTTCAGCGAGGACGAGCGCGGCGGCGGCAAGGAGCGCGAGCGGCTGCTGCTGGAGGCGGTGGCCGGAAGCGGCATCGTCATCAGCGGCCCCAACACCGAGGGGTTCTACAACGTCACCGACCGCATCCCGCTGACGTTCAGCCAGAGCGTGACGCGCCGCTCCATCGCGAGCACCGCGATCGTCGCCGACGAGGAGCACGACCCCGTCGACGAGATCAAGGGCGGCGTCGCCATCGTCGCCCAGAGCGGCGGCCTCGGCTTCTCGCTCTTCGGGCGCGGCATCGAGCGCGGCATCTGCTTCTCGCACGTGATCTCGGTCGGCAACGAGCTCGACGTCGACGTCCTGGAGTGCGCCGAGTACCTCTTCGCGCAGCCCGAGGTGCGCGTCGTCGGCATGTACGTCGAGGGCTTCCACAACCCCGAGCGGCTCCGTATCGTCGCCGAGGCCGCGCGGGCGGCCGGCAAGGCGTTCGTGATCGGCAAGGCGGGGTCGTCGGAGGCGGGCGGCGCCGCGGCGCTGTCGCACACGGGCCACCTGGCCGGCGAGGCGCGCGTCAACGACGCGATCTTCGACCGCCTCGGCATCATCGGCGTGCGCGACCAGGACGAGTTCCTCGACGCGTGCGCGACGCTCTCCGTGCTGCCCCCGGCCGCCGGCAACCGCGTCGGCATCGTGAGCTGGTCGGGCGGATCGGCGGTCTGGACGGCCGACGCGTGCGAGCGCGAGGGCCTCGTCCTGCCGCAGATCGACCCCGCGCTCGAGCAGGAGCTCGCCGCCGGCCTGCCGGAGTTCGCCGGCATCCGCAACCCGATCGACATCACGGCTGCGGCCAAGCTCACGCCGGGACAGGTCCTGCAGACGGTCAGCACGGCCGAGTACCTGGACAGCCTCATCCTGATCGCGCCCATGTCGCACCCGCAGATCCTCGATCGCGACCTCGAGCCGATCCAGGCCGTCGTCCAGGCCGGCAAGCCCGTCGTCGCCTACTCGTACACGCGCATCCACCCCGACAACGCCGCGAAGCTCGCGCGCATCGGCGTGCCGAGCTTCGAGAGCTCGACGCGCGCGGCGCGGGCGATCGGGTACCTGAGCGCGATCTCGGGCGAGCGGCCCGCGATCCCGGCCCTGCGCGGCCCCGCCGCCGACGCCGGGCGCCGCGTGCTCAGCGAGCGCGAGGCGACGCAGCTGCTCAGCGCCGCGGGCCTGCCCGCGGCCCCGCAGTACCTCGCCACGTCGGCCGACGAGGCCGCCGACGCGGTCGCCCGCATCGGCAAGTCCGTGGCGATGAAGGTGCAGGCGCCGAGCATGCCGCACAAGAAGGATGCCGGCGGCGTCGAGCTGAACGTCGCGGGCGAGGCCGATGCGCGCCGCGTCTACGACGAGCTGCGCGCGCGCACGGCCGCCTTCGCGGACGTCGAGGGCGTCCTCGTGCAGGAGATGGTCAGCGCGGGCCTGGAGATGCTGGTCGGCGTGTCGAACACGTCGGGCTTCGGGCCCATGATGCTGGTCGGCTTCGGCGGCAGCGGCGTGGAGCACCTCGCCGACACGGCGATGCGCGCGGCGCCGCTCTCGGCGGACGACGTGCGCGACATGCTCGCCGAGACCCGGCACGGCGCCCTCCTGCTCGAGCCGCTCGGTGCGCTGCCCGACTTCGATCTCGCGGCGTTCACCGACTTCGTGGTGGCGCTGTCGGAGTGGGTCGTCGCGCGGTCGGAGAGGATCCACGAGCTCGACATCAACCCCGTCATCGTCTCGTCCGACGGCGTCACGTTCGTCGACGCGATGATCGTCGCGACCGCCGACGGCGACCTGGCGGGCTGA